The sequence ACAGACCAGGGACGCTTCTGATGTTCGGGAAAGGTGATCACCTGATGATGCCCGAAACAGCGGGCATGCTGCGCCAGGAGATGGCCCTGGTCGTAGATGCGGACCGAGGTGGCATCCAGCTTGGCCCCCAGCCGTCTTCCGGCGAAAAGCAAGGGAATCGAGTAGTCGTTGGCATCCAGCCGGACGTAGCCCCAGCGGCTGGCCTTGGCGAAGAGGATCTCCTCGGCCTGGTAGGGCTCTTCGGGCAAGGCCATCAGCTGGCCCCGCTCGAGCTCGAACCGATCGATCGGGCGCTCGTCGAACCCCGAGTGAGTCCGGACGTTGCAGATCCCCTCCCGCCATCGATCGCCCTGAGCCTGCAGATCCTGCATGTCGGCAAACTTCCGCCCATACCAGAAGTTGTCCTTCACGTAGAAGATGGGCCGTTCGACCAGCCCCTTCTCGTGTGGCTCCCCGGGCCAAGTGGCCCAGGGCCGGAACCCGTAGCGATCGGCGAAGGGCAGGAACTGCGGATTGAAGGTCACCTCGGCCCCGCGCCGGTGCAGGACGACCGACTTGAGGTTGTCGTACACGATGGTGTGCGGGACCCCACCAAAGAAGGCCAGGGCTTCGGCATGGCATCTGAGGAAGTCCACCAGCCGCGTGCGGAAGGAGAAGATCACGGTCAGCATCCGGCTGTAGCCGAGAACCATGACAAACGCAGAGACCGGCCTCAGCTTCCCCAAGGCATCCGGGATGGGATCGGGCATCCGGGCCCAATCGACCTGACCGATCTCGCCCGGCGGATACACCGTGCGCTGGAAGGCTTGGATCGGCCGTGGACGAACCTGGTGAAGGTACGCGCGAAGGATCGTCATCCCTCCCGTGTAGCCCT is a genomic window of Anaerolineales bacterium containing:
- the istA gene encoding IS21 family transposase yields the protein MERLSIRAIGRKLRLARNTVREVLRSERPPKYQRTAGPSKLDPFKGRIADLLAEYPRLSAVRVREILSAEGYTGGMTILRAYLHQVRPRPIQAFQRTVYPPGEIGQVDWARMPDPIPDALGKLRPVSAFVMVLGYSRMLTVIFSFRTRLVDFLRCHAEALAFFGGVPHTIVYDNLKSVVLHRRGAEVTFNPQFLPFADRYGFRPWATWPGEPHEKGLVERPIFYVKDNFWYGRKFADMQDLQAQGDRWREGICNVRTHSGFDERPIDRFELERGQLMALPEEPYQAEEILFAKASRWGYVRLDANDYSIPLLFAGRRLGAKLDATSVRIYDQGHLLAQHARCFGHHQVITFPEHQKRPWSVRKETSPVLPRHLVPGLELPRQAALQVEQRDLAVYDALLEEVAR